The genomic window GTCCGTCACCCGACGATGTCCAGGTACGGCCGCATGACCGTAGCCACCCGGTCCAGCTTCGCATAGCGCCACAGCGCGTCCACGCCCTGCGGATGATGCTGGACGTAGTCCTTCAGTGCCTCAACGGCGACTTCGGGGCCAATCTTGTTGCGGTACTTGAAGCAGTCCGCCACGGTTTTGGCCGCCGAGTAGATTCGGACGGGAACGCCGTCGAGCACGTGTGTCTCGACGCCGTCCGCCAGCGCCTCGCCCGAGAGGTAGACGACACGGACGGGAAACGGCGGATTGCGCGGATGCCAGGCATGGTTGTCCAGCGCAATCCAGACTTCGGACGGTGACTCCGTCGTCAGGCCGTGGAAGCGCAGCGCGCTGAGCAGGCAAATCGTCGCACGAGGAACAGCCTTGGCCACTTCTGCGAGGCTGCGCTGCGCCGAGATGTCAGCGCCGGGCA from Gammaproteobacteria bacterium includes these protein-coding regions:
- a CDS encoding type IV toxin-antitoxin system AbiEi family antitoxin domain-containing protein, whose translation is MQDVEARTIEAVKRLGIARPRDLKALGIPVEYAHRLAARGALQRVSRGLYSVPGADISAQRSLAEVAKAVPRATICLLSALRFHGLTTESPSEVWIALDNHAWHPRNPPFPVRVVYLSGEALADGVETHVLDGVPVRIYSAAKTVADCFKYRNKIGPEVAVEALKDYVQHHPQGVDALWRYAKLDRVATVMRPYLDIVG